ttaccttctgaatcaaatcAAAATGCAGTTTGGCATCCAAAGCCTTTTACAATCTGGGACCAgttcatttttcacattttactCTCTGCTATGTTTGATCCAATAGTAGCTTCTTagctgttccatgaacaaaacATTCTATCTCtcaacattttctctggctatctccCATGCCAgcattctctcccctcccttatTCTCCCAACTGCTTTTtatggcttcctttaagtcccatctaagtcattttttttttttaaagaattcctcaattctagtgccttctctttgtTAATTCTATATATACCTTGCTTTgtattttgcatttgtatttctaCATTAGATTATAAGCATCTTGAgaaggaactgttttttgcctctttttacatCCCCACTATTTAAGACACTGCCTAGCAgagtaggcttttaataaatgttactgaTTGCAAAGATAAGTTCTGAGAATCATATTAACACTAATGAAACATCAGAAATTGGGCCCTAAGCTAATCCAGTTTTTTGAATAAGATGCAAGTTTCTAAAAATTCAATACAGTGAATCTATTGTGTTTGAAACAGCCAATCAATTTATACaaattctcaaaatatattttactaaaatttCTTCAATTATGTAGAATTTAAGTTTCtatcattttaaaactttattcctAACAAAACCATCAtattacagaataaaaaaaaaaaaaacttttaatagcTTCTGTTTTTCATACTTTTATTCAAATACTCATGTTATTTGGAGTATTTTAATCTCAACTCCATTTCCCAATTTGTCTAAGATTAACccaaacttttatattttaaacttccCTTTAGAGACAAATTTATGAGTTCCTCCATcccaccaaaatgattttctcaacTTGTGGTCTTATTTATTATAGTAGACCATATTGGgaatatttaccttttaaaaaaatgtgttttaaagcAGGAAAAATCTACTTACCTGATTATCAATAATTTATTCCAAAAAAATGGACCCTGTATATTACTTTTGAGTTGTTGGTAAATTCATTATATAAAAGGGGCTCCTTGTTTTCCTCAGTAGAAATCACTAATGTGCTTCCAAGTACTAGGTTCAAATAATTTCATTCATTACTTTTTACACTTCCTCTTCTCTGCTCATAAGTTTTTGGataaaaaatgtctttaaattatCAGAAACTTCCTATTTGCTTTGCAGGGTTAAGCTGTTTTGATACCTTCAATATgagtgaaaagaaatgaaatcacaCAATTTGCATGCTTAATGCCAAATGCAAATATGTCCTAAAGTTCACTTCTAAAACCTGTTTAAAGGAAagctaaatttaaaataaatcttttgcaAAAAATAACAGACAAGTATGAAATGGGTAGTAGGATGCCTGAAAATACTTGCAGTTCATTCTCCCTTTCtctaatataaaaaataactcaTGTTAAAGcaagttatttcatttaatttactccaattattaaaaatcattagaATAAAAGGATTTTAACATGTAGTGTTGTTAAAGGAATATATAATTTGAATTATATCTTTGAAACTTACAAAACAGTAAGTATATGGTACAAATGAATATTCATCATTTcaaaactattaaatattaaCAATGTACAATGCTAAAGATGTCATTTTATTGTCCTTAGTCTCTGCTCAAGTTTGATGTTTTTGCTAGATTTAGTCTGGAAGCCAATATACTCTCACCTGTCGTTCACAATAGGCTTTCATTAGTTTACTAAGTGGTGTGTGTCTCTTAATCTTAAATTGCACCACCGACCCATCTTGCCCTGCCACCTTCAAATTAATGTGGTCATTGTTTTCAGTCTTGACTCCTTcctgttgagagaaaaaaaaataaagtagtataACTTAAGGATGCTAAACACCTAAAGGTGTTTCAAAAAGCAACAAGTTTcaccattttgatttttaaaacagatCTAAAACATGGAACTGACTGAAATGGGGTAAATGAGAAACTTGGTACCAATAAAACTAAATAACTCTCATAGTAACAAAATTTAATCCTATATGCAATAGTTTAGTAGGAAAAGTCATACCCACCCCTGcaactttttatattaaaaaaacaattagcaTATGACCACCTTTCCTTAAAAAGATAAGCTCTTTTCAGAAAAATCACACTGAAAATAAACTACACCAAATATTATCATGTAGCTTTAGTTCTACATCCAATTTTTGCTGCACAATTTTCAGTTTTAAGTATATTTGGCACTCATTTTTTTCACTCATCTAGACAAAAGTCACCAGTTTAACaatgtattcaaaataaatacaaatttaaggGATTGTCCCTGGattcaaaagaaaaacttaataCCTGACAATAAATATCTCAAAAGGCCTTTTCTTCAATATCCCCTTTTTTTGGAGGGTGAAGGATGGGGGGATTGGGATTGGAAAAGAAAGATGGATTTCCAgtcttccctttatttttgtgATCGACTTCGGATCAAATTCTCTTGGAACtggtggggaaaaaagaaaactggggaCTCTGGAGGTTCTTTGACTTACTTGCTCAAGGTCCCCAGGTATCCAAATTAAAGTcgggatttgaagccaggtcaaacatttattgagtgcttactatgtgccagacattaagcgctggagatacaaaggcaaaaaaaaaaaaagaaaaaaaaaaaggtccctgCACTAGAACAGCTCCCATTCTAACAGGGGAAGGACTCCATGCAAACTATCAAAcctatacaagatatatataatgtaaatgggAGCCAATCTCACTTTTCCCCCTACCATGGCAGACTCCTGACTCTAGCTAGATCCATGTGGGCATTATTGTACTTAAATGAGCTTAGGAAGGTTATGGGGATATAGAGATGGTAGTCTTAAGAAAAATCCCCATTTGAAGGATGCACTCCTGTTTTCGGGGCACGGGGGATGGTGTAGGGGGAGGGCAAAGGGCAGGAGGGGGAAGCCTCTTGGCGCCTTAAAAGCAGTTTCTGAAAAGTTTACATTAAAAACACAAGACAAACCACCCATTGAGCCTTCAGACCAGCCTCCCACCTCCTTCACTGCTAGAGGCTCCAGCATCATCCACATGGTCGCCGAGGGCTATGGGTTCCTCAGtcgaggaagagaaggaaaggagggagggagggaaggagaggcagGAAGCCGAACTCCCCCAGCCCTTCTCACCCAGGGAAATCCAGTTTTGGCCCAAAGGCCCAGCCCTCACCCTGCCCCCCCCCCGGCTCCCGGGCCAAGAGAAAAGAGAACGGGGACCCCAACAGAGTGGACGCTCCGAAACTCCGGGTCGGGCGAGGACCCCGCCTCCATCCCGCGCCGGGGGAGGGCAGAGCAGCCCCCGAGGCCAGGAGGGAAAGCCCCAAGGTTGGCGGCTGCGGCGGTGAGACCAGGCCGCGCGCTCCGCTCTCTCCGCGGCCCCGGCTCCGGCCCCGGGGGTGGCGGGGCCTCGTCCGGCGCGGGCTgaaggaggggggggaggagggaaaatggCGCGGAAAGCCCGGGCCGGAGTGGGGACCACCGCAGCGTCGGGACCCCCCGCCCGGCCAGCCTCCCTCCCCTCGCGCGCCGCcggccccctcccccgcccccgccGCAGCCGCAGCCGCCGCAGCCGCCGCCCACAGGCTTCCTCACCTTAGGCTTTTCGTCCGCCATGGCGAGTCCGGGAATATCCTCAGCCTCCGCTTCACAAAAGAGGCACCAGGATGGACCGCTCCAAGGGAACGGGAGTAGaagcagcagcggcagcagcaggagcaggaggaggagaaggaagaagatgatggtggtgatggtgtggaaggggagaagaagaaggaggaggaggaagaggaggaggaggaggaggaggagaacgaggaggaggaagaggaggagaaggaggaggaagaggaggaggaggaggaggcagctgTGGAGGTACTGAGGGCGCGCGCACGTTCTGCGCCCCCTCTCCCCCCTTGCGTGCGCGGGCACGAACAGCCCAAGGCTCCCATTGGCTTTTGGTTCTCGGGAGCGCGCAGCGCTTACATAACCagcctcctccccccccaccctccCTGCTCCCCTGGAGAGGCCTCCTCTGCGCAGGGCTCGGAACCGGGAGGCGGGAAGAAACGCGGGCACGCGCACAAGGCCCGTCGCGGGGGCGCGCCTAGCGCTGGGCGGGGTTGTATTGTCCTAGTGATGGTGGTGGAGGAGAATCAAAATGGACTCCAGCTGTCTGGGTCCCTGGGAGCGGGCTCCCTGGCTCACAAGCCCTAGGTGGGAGCGGAGACCGAGAAGAGCAGGCCGGGAAGATAGAATCTTCTGGCAGAGATCTCCCAGGCCTGTAAATGAATGCTCTTTGGCCCAGCCTGTCTTGGAATGGTCCAAGGACAGCCCTGCTTGGCCTTCCCCCAGGGCCAGGGCTGGAAACCTCCGGGCTCCATCCTCACAAGACAGGCTGCCGCCACGGCTTGCGCCCCAGGCATGCGAGGAGCGCACTGCTGTGCCTCCCCCTAACTGATGCGATGCCCCCTTCATCCTGGAAAGGGTCATCTGTCAAATCCATATTAGCCAGACGTCCCTTCCAGCGCACTCTGATCTCACACAACAGCCGTCGGTATTAGGCTAATCTGTGTGCTTTCTTAGGCCCGGGAATTTCTTACTCGTTTCCCCCTGCTtcatttttctgaagttcttcctaAATGAAAAGAAGTGTGGAGTTAGGAGCCCTGTAATTAAGTCCTCAGGACCCACATTTGTTAGATGGGTGGTGCTGAGCAAGTCCTTGTAGGCAGTCTTCAGCTTGCTCTGTAAAAGTTCAGACCAAATACTAGGGCCACCTCCCTCCTCTATAGCATCAGAGAAAAGCGACATTAAAGCCCATCTCATCAGTCCTTTAAGTAGTACAATGGACAGAGTTCCGGGCCCTAAATCAGGAAGCCCGAAGTTCAAGCATGTTCTCAGTCAACAACTGAATGACCTGGGACAAGTGTcattcttagtttcctcatctgtaaaataggggtaatCATAGTAATAATAGAATAATTATTCCTCCtagagttgtgaggattaaatgagataatatttgtaaagtgtttagtaaCAGTGCCCGATACTTAGCAAATaccacataaatgctagctattattataatttctttttacagtccaagaaactaaggctcagggaGGCTAAGTGTATTGCCCAGGATTACAAAGTTAGTAAGAAAGAAAggtagaacttgaacccagatcttcatgATCTCGGTggggtttgttttggtttttgtatttttcccttttactaaACTGCCTCCTCTGGGAGGATTGTTACATGGGGGTAAATTGTAAAGTGCTATGGAAGTGtgatttattatttccattttcagatTTGAATCAGTCGGTAGCACTTCTATACTGTGGCTCTAAACAGTGGAACTACTTCAGGCAAGCATAGGAAGGAAAAGAGCCATTCCTAAGGAATAAAGCCTGGATTAAGATAAAAAGCTAAAGCTGTACAGGGACACTCAGAAATAGGCTCCATGGCTttattatgcatttgatttttccTGAAAACCCAAGAATATATAAAAGGAACTAACAACTTTCTGGTCACAAGTTAACCTAAGGTTTTGGCTTTGTTGAAGACATTTACAATTCAAACACATTTTTTAATGACAGTTTAACTGTCTAAGCCAGTGGGCATAAACCCAGTACTTTTCAGATCTGTCTCATGTATCATTCAGGGAGAGATTTTCTCTTTTGGGGGCAGAGGAGAAACAAGACAGGGAAAGCCATGTGTCTCTTGGGGAAAGAAGGCTACAAGCTACTGGACCACTTTCActgtccctttccttcccttctttctctaagCAGGGTTGAATTGTCctcctttagaaaaaaaagagccaaaattccttcattttccctCCAATATCGTTCCAAAACCTTAACTACTCACTGCAGAATTTCAAATCTACatccaattcaatccaacaagcatttagttATGGGCAAGATTCTCAGCACCCAACTATAAGCCCTCTTCACCTCTCACTAGGACTGTTTGCAACAAACTTCCTAATTCGTTTTTCTGCTTCAGATCCTTTTCCAATACATCTTCCATACTTCTGCAAATTGATATTCTAAATGTAGATTTGACAGTGTCAACCTCAGTGGctttcttttccctctagaaTAACATGCTTCACAATTTGGCTTCAGCCTACTATTCCAGGTTTATTACACGTTTCATTCATACACTATACATTTCAGTCAAACTAGGCTTCTTGCTGTTCCCTGTCTTCTGTCTTAGTGACTATGCAAAGATATTCTCCATACCTGGAAAACACTCTcttcttttgaatttcaagttttgtgtttgtctgggggtttttaatttgttccttttctagcaattttagttgtaaacccaattcgttggccctctctttctctattttatgcaagtaggcctgtagagatataaaacttcccctaattactgctttggctgtatcccacacattttggtatgatgtctcattattgtcattttcttgggtgaagttattaattatgtctatgatttgctgttttacccaatcattctttagtataagattatttagtttccaattattttttggtctattttcccctggctttttattaaatgttattttgattgcattatggtctgaaaaggatgcatttactatttctgccttactgcatttgattttgaggtttttatgccctagtatatgatcaatttttgtataggttccatgaactgctgagaagaaagtatattcctttctgtctccatttagctttcgccaaagatctatcatatcaaacttttctagtattctatttacctctttgacttctttcttatttattttgtggtttgatttatctaattctgatagtgcaaggttgagatctcccgctattatagttttgctatctatttcctcttgcagctctcttaatttctcttttaagaatttagatgctgcaccacttggtgcatacatgtttaatattgatactgcttcactattgatgcttccctttagcaggatataatgccctttcttatctcttttaattagatcaatttttgtttttgcttgatctgagatgaggatggctactcctgcttttttggttttgcctgaagcataatagattctgctccacccttttacttttagtttgaatgtctcatcctgtttcaggtgtgtttcctgtaaacaacatatagtaggattctgacttttaatccagtctgctaactgcttcctctttataaggcagtttgccccattcacatttatggttagaaggactaattctatattgcttgccatcctattaacccctgcttatgcttttcccctttccttcccttttaccctcctatccagtattaaactggtaaacaccacttgcttttcacagccctccctttttaggatccctcccccaccttaaagatcctccccttattttaccccttttcctcgaaattactgtattcccttccccttagcttactccttcccttcacttttcaatgaagtgaaagaagtttcaccataaatcgaatatgtctattgatacacgctatgttcatctccctcctttctttctctcagatataataggttacctttgcctcttcatgagatgtagtaccaccactttatacttttttatgatataatctcctttccacctctagtttctaagacaaattgtacatatgttctttacatatttttttgacagaagtatagttctcaagatttctttttaccttttttagaagtctcttgagttctgtatttgaagatcaaacctcttatgtaggtctggttttttcatcaaaaatagatggaattcatttatttcgttaaatgtccatcttcttccctggaaaacgatgctcattcttgctgggtaagttattcttggctgcataccaagttccttagcctttcggaatatcatgttccaggccctgcgttcttttaatgtggatgctgctagatcctgtgttatccttattgtggatcctccatatctgaattgtttttttctagcagcttccaatatcttttcctttgtctgatggttcttgaacttggccactatatttcttggcgttttgattttagggtccctttcagtaggtgatcgatgaattttctcaatgtctattttaccctctgtttccaaaacgtctgggcagttctctttgataatttcctcgaaaattgtgtccaagctctttttttcctcccatttttcagggagtccgattattctcaaattgtctctcctggatctgttttccaggtctgttgtctttccggtaaggtacttgacagtcttttcaattgtttcatttctctggttttgcttgactccctcttggtttctccttgagtcattcatttctacttgttccagtctaattttcaatgatgtattttcttcactcacttttttaatatctctttgtaattgtccaat
The Sminthopsis crassicaudata isolate SCR6 chromosome 4, ASM4859323v1, whole genome shotgun sequence genome window above contains:
- the SUMO2 gene encoding small ubiquitin-related modifier 2, which translates into the protein MADEKPKEGVKTENNDHINLKVAGQDGSVVQFKIKRHTPLSKLMKAYCERQGLSMRQIRFRFDGQPINETDTPAQLEMEDEDTIDVFQQQTGGIY